A single region of the Indicator indicator isolate 239-I01 chromosome 3, UM_Iind_1.1, whole genome shotgun sequence genome encodes:
- the GPR19 gene encoding probable G-protein coupled receptor 19: MFTARMDNSSGPFVLPTLLLLLQNKSYPEASIPPAGYSMTESPPGPSSSRNHSILQPALWPGEIAAASVVLGVLWLVSFFGNSLVCLVIHRSRRTQSTTNYFVVSMACADLLISVASVPFVLLQLAHGRWVLGSAMCKLVRYIQYLTPGAQIGVLLSICVDRFYTILYPLSFKVSREKAKKMILASWLFEALFASPAFFFYASSSKEHCNFFLPATWDGALYGVIHLLVVFLIPSLLIILFYQKVIKHIWRIGTDGRTVRRTMNIVPRTKVKTIKMFLMLNTVFLLSWLPFYVVQLWHPQETEYRKSSLVFLAITWSSFSSSASKPTLYSVYNANFRRGMKETFCMSAMKCYRSNAYTITSSSRIAKTNHVGIADVPAPAKTVTKDSIYEAFNREAKEKKLAWPIQSNPPNTFV, translated from the coding sequence ATGTTTACCGCTAGAATGGACAACAGCAGTGGTCCCTTCGTtctccccaccctgctgctcctgctgcagaacaagAGCTACCCTGaagcctccatccctcctgctggctacagcaTGACTGAGTCACCCCCAggacccagctccagcaggaaccacagcatcctgcagcctGCACTGTGGCCAGGGGAGATCGCAGCAGCCAGCGTGGTGTTGGGAGTGCTGTGGctggtttctttctttggaaACTCCCTCGTTTGCTTAGTGATCCACAGAAGCAGGAGGACACAATCCACCACTAACTATTTTGTGGTCTCCATGGCTTGTGCAGACCTGCTGATCAGCGTGGCAAGCGTGCCCTTcgtgctgctgcagcttgcccaCGGCAGGTGGGTGCTGGGCAGCGCGATGTGCAAGCTGGTCAGGTACATCCAGTACCTCACCCCCGGGGCGCAGATAGGTGTGCTCCTCTCCATCTGCGTGGATCGCTTCTACACCATCCTCTACCCCCTCAGCTTCAAAGTGTCCAGGGAGAAAGCCAAGAAAATGATTCTGGCCTCTTGGCTCTTCGAGGCTCTGTTTGCATCTCCGGCTTTCTTTTTCTATGCCTCCAGCAGCAAAGAGCACTGCaacttcttcctccctgccacTTGGGATGGAGCCCTCTACGGTGTCATCCACCTCCTGGTGGTGTTCTtaatcccctccctcctcatTATCCTCTTCTACCAGAAGGTGATCAAGCACATTTGGAGAATAGGCACGGATGGCAGGACCGTCAGGAGGACAATGAACATTGTCCCGAGAACAAAGGTGAAAACCATCAAGATGTTCTTGATGTTAAACACGGTGTTTCTcctctcctggctccctttttATGTGGTGCAGCTGTGGCACCCGCAGGAAACGGAGTACAGGAAGAGCTCCTTGGTTTTCCTAGCAATcacctggagctccttcagctcctcagcCTCTAAGCCAACCCTCTACTCCGTGTACAATGCCAACTTCAGAAGAGGAATGAAAGAAACCTTTTGCATGTCTGCCATGAAATGCTACAGGAGCAACGCTTACACCATCACCTCCAGCTCCAGGATAGCCAAAACAAACCATGTTGGGATCGCAGATGTCCCAGCTCCAGCCAAAACTGTCACCAAAGACTCAATCTATGAAGCTTTTAAcagggaagcaaaggaaaaaaagcttgcCTGGcccattcagtccaacccccccaatACATTTGTCTAG